The stretch of DNA GGGGGGCTGCAAGGCCTTCTCTGCTGGTTTAAACACTATTAGAATCACTGCCTTatgttttaatatatatatttttcaataAATATTAAATCTGGCCCGTGACTTTGTCCCAGTTTTCAATTTTGGCCCACTGTGTatttgagtttgacacccctggtctagagCATAAGACCTTGGTTAATGACGTTGGTTTCTATAATCTGATCTTTAGCTTTGGTGGCCAAGACAGCCAACCTCCAGAAGATTCCTTTTGCCTGGCATGGTGTGTCCTGTGGGGAGTACGAGAAGCAGGTCAAGGACAAAGGACAGATCAAGAAATTTGATTTCATACACATGATTCAGGTGATATAAGGTTTTAATACATAATCAGAGTACAGCAATCATCTTATTAATGCTACTAAATATAGCTCAGATTTGTATCATACAATCAGATGTCATTGTCAGTATAAATGTAATGAGGATCTTCAACCATCTTGTAACTGGGCCTCTTCCTTACATAGATGCTTTTCTATGTGGATGACTATGCAGCAACCATCAAGTTCTTCCACAGTCTTCTGAATGAGAATGGCAAGCTCCTGATCATCCATGAAGCAGGTCAGTGGACTGCAGGCTGGAGTGACAAAGGGCAGGTTACCAACTGAGTAGCTAGTTGTTTGAAGAACCAGTATCTTGTAGCTGAGTACAGACATTGGGTTAAACCTCCATCACCATTGAACAGATCCTGATTTTTGCATTTCATGGAATCCTGATCTGAGATTTCTTGATCTGTTTCACAGAACTCATTTtcttaaaatatgtattttgtaaaatacatattatattatattatattaatattatattattatacatattatataatatgttaaataattttattttttaattcttCTTAATTTCGttgttttctctccccccaAATCCAGCCAACAGCGGCTGGGACAAGCTGTGGAAGACCTTCAAACGAGAGCTGTGTACCAAAACAATATCCGAATACCTGTCGTCCGGAGAGATCAAAGGCCACCTGGAAAAGCTGGGTCTGAAGTATGAGGAGCACATGATCCCCAACACCTTTGACGTCACCAATTGTTTCACTCAGGGCAGCAAACAGGGCGAGCTGCTGCTCGACTTCATGACTGACACGGACAACTTCCAGCAGAATTTCAGCGAGGAGGTCAAGGCGGGCATGCTGGACCTGATAAAGAACAAGTGCAGCATTCAGAAGGATGGCAGAGTGCTGTTCGACTGCACCCTGAGCTGTCTACTGGTGTTTGCCTGAACCACCTGTTCTGTTAGCTGAGAGGGGGATTGGGTGGTTGTTACTGATACCCCATCCCCTATCATTCTTAACTGTGGAAATGCTGGTCCGTAGTTGCCTGTTAACCTTTATATTGTTTTTTAATAAAGCTTTTGCATTACACAGTTTTCTTTTCAGGCTTCTGTTCTTGTATTTTGTGATGGTATCATTGTTAAAACCAAGAGCATTATTCGGTTGATGAGGCAAATTTGTGTACATGTTTCAGTCCAAGGCCGGTAGATGGCGCTGTAACATAAAAATGCTCCAGCCAAGTCATGTAAAAGCTTTTGTCTTGATAAACACCAGGTGGTGGTCTAGGCTTTGAGATGAGATTATCAACTTAATCTGTTTGATACACTTGAAAATGTGAAGAAAAATGTCAATCCCTAAACAAAATATTGTTAATAGGCCCATTATCATGTAATACCTACAGCTCCCATTGAAACTAAATGTACTGGCCTTACATTGTAACAGGGATACTTGGCAAGACTTGGTGTAAACAGCCAGGTTTGCCTCTTCATTGAAAAGGAACCTAAGTTAGAGACACTATTGTTCAGAATGGATGGTCCTATGTCGTCCACTGCCACTGTGTATGCGTTTTGCATCGCCTTGATCCAAAGAGGAAGGTCTCGTCTCCTGTTATCAAGCCAGGACATTCAGGCTTACTCATTCTCCTCATTAGCTTTAATAAGTCCGTAATTGAAATTCATTACAAATTCCTGTAATGAATTCCCAGTGTGAGTGGGCTCACCGCACCTGCTCAGGAACAATTATTTGGGGGAGGGTCGGGGGTTGGGAAGCTCGCCAATCCTATCAGCAACTGACAGAACATTTGTCATTCAGAAAATGAAGCTCTAGGCGGACTGAGGGATCTGATCTCCTCAGAAAAAACGATTTTGAGGTGGAAAATCAGAAAGCCCCTTCTGATGAAAAAGGACTTACATTcttatttattatttgtaacACTCCTATTCCAGCCACGTACCAGTAATTaggaattttgtaaaaaaaaattgaaactaTCTCCCATTTTGACCACCTTTGTCCAATGTGAACAGTAGCTTCAAATGGTGTATGCTTCAAACTGTGAAAGCTTTCTCAAGTATCAGTGCCCTCCATAAACTACTTCCGCTTCACGTCCTCCTCACCTCGGCTTTACCGTTGTTATTAATGTTCTGAGAAGCATCTGACGAGTGTGGTAGTTTCTTTCTGGGAATCCTTTGGCTGGTGATGTGAGCATTCTCCTCCAGAACAAATTAACTTCAAAGCAGGATACCACTGTTGTTTATTACTCCGGCCACCAGTTCATGACACTACATGTACCCCTATACTACTACTGGATTTAGATTTATTCTTAGaaaactattgtcctctatgaggCAACATGTGTTATAATACAGAACAGAAAGACATAAGATGTCACATTCATAACTCAGGTTACTTAAATCATGCTGGTGATCATACAATCACATTTTTCAGTGTGGTTTGAAGTCGTCATGCTCTCCCTGATCACATCAAACATCATCTACATCTACCTCCAGTACATCTACCCTGTCAGACAGACAAGTCGCAGCTCCAGGCCTTACCGAGCACTGCTTCCCACGAATAATCAAGTCAAGGGAAGAAGGGCAGAAAGGTTCTTCCTTGTCTTTTAACACacttcctccacttcctctctgcTGAGAGTATCCCGTCTTTCAGTCCGTCCCCCTAGGTAATGAGGACTTGCCATTTTCCAAACCtcaaatgaaagaaataaaTGTCTCTCCCACTGCTGAATGTAGTGTTCCCATCTCCTCTCTGAAGCCCTTAGAGCGGATCCAGTATCAATCACGGGCCCTTCTATCACCTTCCGCCTCAGCGTGTAGGCCCCACTGTGATGATGGCAGGTCATAAACCATCTCTTTAATACATCAAGCAGAGTTTAATGGGTGGACGCAAGGGCCAGGCCTTGAAATACAGCTCTGATACCCCTATCCTGTAAATGGCTGCTCTCTGCAGTGTATTTCATTCAGGAGAATTAGTGCTGTTTAGCAGCTGCAGTTATAAAGCACCTGTCCAGCATCAGACCCTAACGAAAGCAAGACCTCTGATTGAGGATTCCTGGgttgtttctctctccatctctctctctctttctctcattgtccaattctctctgtatctctctctttctgtcactctctctccttttctcactgtcccctt from Hypomesus transpacificus isolate Combined female chromosome 23, fHypTra1, whole genome shotgun sequence encodes:
- the LOC124485427 gene encoding histamine N-methyltransferase-like; the encoded protein is MTSEPKQAGYEGRYIQGFQYYLQNSEEHKHICQFVDKVLTGEFPRIAEGKTSVEVLGVGSGGGELDAHMLSVLQTKLPGTPITADIVEPSSKLIEQFKALVAKTANLQKIPFAWHGVSCGEYEKQVKDKGQIKKFDFIHMIQMLFYVDDYAATIKFFHSLLNENGKLLIIHEAANSGWDKLWKTFKRELCTKTISEYLSSGEIKGHLEKLGLKYEEHMIPNTFDVTNCFTQGSKQGELLLDFMTDTDNFQQNFSEEVKAGMLDLIKNKCSIQKDGRVLFDCTLSCLLVFA